The genome window AAGAAGCGACGTAAGACGAGGCAAAAGTCCCGAAGGAAGGGAAAGGCTAAGGCTTTGAGACGAGACCAAGGcgaatcaagtcagtgccattcAGAAGTCGTAACGAGGACattgcgagaatgggtgggggagaatgtcacgggccgcagttcaaagcccgtgaccaacgcgccaaatgcatccaatggaggtctgttactcagatggggatcatttggcgcacaagaactggcccgattcaaagagatatTGGACAAGCTCAGCCAGATTGAAGCTGGTTGGCTGATAatgaagagatggcaacttaggctaatatggtaactaatcttagaagatagaggaatcatatcttgtaaagattagattagatttgataaggcttatcttgtaaatcctaaaattaagggatatggttaaatctcatccgtcgatgtaattgtatcttgaccacggttttgggggagctcaactataaatagagagcctccccctcatttgtactcactcctgaattgtttcattattcctTGTGATtaagaattgagagcatttactcaaacactttgcgagcgctctttctgttgttcttttgtagcttcttttggcacaatcgcttccactatacaaattggtgccttggaggagttctaaggaatcctcacttttgggtataaaggctgacttaggcgagtttggagcaaacggatcgcctaaggccgcacggtttgcaagacgaaaggtctagccccgtgacacttaCATGTTCTCTTCACTTATACAAGTCCTTATTCTTTTACTCACTTAtaaaaacctttaattttaattagtttgcTATTTTTGAAGACATTAactttgaattataaaaattagatgtAAATCACTTGTTTATTGATCAAACACATAAGTAGTTTTTTTATCACAAATCTATTGGTTGTAAGAAATTCAATATGAATGTCAACCATTAAATGTATcatattaaaagttttttacTTGTGTGTTTGTTCGAGTGAacaaataattttcatgtaatGTTGTCAATTTAAAGTTTGTGTGATTAAACAATGCTAGCTAATTAAAACTACAATCGTTTACGAGTAAGGTGgcttatttaggtaaaaaaaattatgagaacttattcaaataaattattatagtttagggttattttaatatttagattttttaaaattctcaaaaGGTGATTggagttaaaattaaatgaatataacAAATGATGCAAATTTGagataaattaagaaattatatgaaaaaaatgtggaataattaatattcaacgtaacatacaaatattttaaatataaaatgtatccAAATTTACATTTAACAATTATGAATAAAAGCACAAACACaatatgaatatattattttaatttaatcattattaaaataatacaaaatatgttataaaaatatgaaagtcTATGCAAAACACGATATGACACAAAACTTACAAAAAATGGCatgcattaaaaaaatcaaagcctatatataaaaataaatttatattgttCTAAAACACATGAAATTAATCCGAATATAAATATGGTATGAAAAATAACATGGcaaatattattacaataacTTTCATTTTCTGTGTTATGTATCTTCttgttaattttttcatattagtttttttttggtcaataataatagttatcttcaatatatattatatttgataatttttggcATTTTACatagattttaacaaaattatttatttatattttaatatataaaatttattattgaattggaatattatgtttaaagtttgtacgaacttactaagcattcattgcttacgtagttgtttatcctttattttacagattatcggaagctcgattaatgggttggaagcttgccagagttatatcacactatccatcggttctATCAGtacttttaaatgttttgattttggttataatgacatgtataggttattttggttaaatgttggtttatatgtgttttgttgagattagtcatatatttggcttgtgttttggtattttattatGTGCTTAATTTGCCTTATAATGTTGATGTGTGGAATAATGAAAGACAAAATAGTAGTTGAAAATGCATATGAGGTATGTTTTATAACTTGGTGTGATTTGGTACTATGTTATAGTAagtgtatatgtattttatgcTATTGAATAAGTGGTAAAACTAGTaccaaatggtaagttttagtaaatgatttacatgttgtgtaTTAATGTGATTAGATATAAAATTTAGTTGATTACTTGGTTACATGGTATATATGGTTAAACATAATTGTATTGGTCATTTAAGATGCCTAAAGGCATATTGATTTTATGTGAATATACTACATGTTTAGGGATTGATTTTAGATGCTATAATATGGACTTGTTTATGTACACAATATTGATTGTAGGTTGacaccaaattgggtgagaaaaatggcttataAAATAGCCTATTTGCATCCACACGGTCAGAGACACGGACGTGTATGACACACGGtcaggtgacacggccgtgtgtcccctgtggCTTGTAAAGGTTTGCAAGTCAgtatgttcacacggcctagcacacgggtgtgttgtttggccgtgtgacccctgtagctttgaaaatttttaatgtattccGAAAAAATTTCTAGAGTTTCCGAATTAGTCCTGACTTATTTCTAACGCGTATtttaggcctcgagggctcgaataagggacaatatgtatgagtttgattggtttttgacataaatgttatgttatatgaaatgataaattttctgtctatttgatctgtaaacttcGGCAATACTCCGTAACCCGGTTCCGGCGAGGGATACGGGTTGGGGTTGTtacatttattatttgatacattgataatgaaatttttagaataataaagaGAATAGCTGTTATATAATAAAAGCGTTTGTAGATTTTTTTATTGTCagtgtataaaaaataataaattaaatttcaaaattacatttaacTTTGATCAAATGTGCAATtcaatacatgaattttgatttgctctaattatatatataaaactttaattttcattcaattctatacatgaaactttgattttctcatttaattgtacatatttttaaaaaatataaaattattttcatattagataaatatagtttttatatgcattttataaacatacaataaattttgattttgtgtaaaatgatacatgaattataattttatgtaactatatatatataacttgaattttaattcaattgtaatttacattcaattataaatatgtataataatgccaccttaatacaaataataattttgaaaattaaattaaaataaaaattattacattctacattaaataaaaaatcattcatattctattttattttctttctaaagtAAAATGATTGCAAATTATTAGGTAACATGTACCACTGTAATGTAAAACTTGACATTTGACAaacaaaattgttgttttagtaCAACAAACTACATTTTATCCAATAagtaagttttgttttaatatatatatatatatatatatatatatatatatatatatatattaccttCTTTCATTTGAAAGTctactttattttttgaaatatattattttatgttattgttggtatatattttataaatagatttaaatgaaattcttttctaaattaaataaatttgaatcaaacTAACCTGAACTATCAAAATCCCACCAAcaagtttgtttgttttttcccCCTCAGCTTTGCTATTTAAAAAGTAGTATATATTTGgtcaattaatttatatatgtatttacattagaggtgctcatgggccgggcggcccggcctgcctgaaatatgggagggtttgagtaaaaatataggcccgaaatatgggcttgggcaaaaaacgaggacagtttagaaaatgggccgggcctcgggcatcacttttttggcccgggcccggcccgatatagtaaatatatttattttttaaattttttaattttaaaatatttttaaaatacttttttattattttttaattttaaaatatttttaaaatactttttaattttttttaattttaaaatatttttaaaatactttttttaatttttaaaataaatttttggtatttattaaaaaatgggccgggccgggcccgggcttatattttttctcgggccgggcctgggcaaaatttcaggcccttatttcgggccgggccgaaatttttttatggacccggcccggcccatgagcacctctaatttACATTATATCTGGACCTGATCATAGTTTcgctcaaaatataaaagggtttgagtaaaaatatagattcaaaaaatgattttgaataaaaaatgaggCCTGTTTTTCAAACGGATTGAGCATCGGGTATGTTTTTTGGGCTCGGCCCAAATCGAatttgcaaaaaagaaaaaatcttgTTGCTTTTTACTATTGTTTTCGTTGTTTTATCACTGTTTTGGTGTCGTTTcgttattttattgttaatattttattattattgtttaaatattgtataattcttgttttattgttaattttgttaccattttagagatatttgcttgctaagttgcacctatcttagtgttatttaattgtcaataattttttaaatttattttcaatttgttgggaaacatttattttaatgtttttagtgatttgatgcattatattttttaatttatttttatataaaaataataatataaaaaaagttttaatatGGGCTGGTTGAGTCGGACCGAACttgagttttaacatttttatcatgattgaaattagataaaaatttaaatccattttccagTCTGAGCccgagcctaaaattttatttagaccCGACCGGAGCCATGATGACCTCTAATTATATCCAATATAACTTTttgtaaatgtttaaaatattatattttataatataataatattcatattatataaaatcttatatatttaAAGTGATCTATTTTTGCTCTAAAGGTTTACACAAACAATAATGCAAAATTGACAAGAGAAGTTTGGAATTGAAATGTAGGGGCAGTGAAAGCAATTGAAAAGAACAAAGAAGGCCGACGGAGAGAGGggcaaaaagggaaaaaagaagaggaaatgGCGGGGTgagaaaataaagagagagagaggggtaaatatgaaaagagaaTGGGCAGAAGACTGAAAGTCATAATCAGAAAGACCCAGATTGTCTCCTCAGAAGTGGATCTTCGCACGTTATCAATGTTTGCCGACTCTTCAACcgttgattaataaaataacattatctttcttttttgtatcATTTAGGTGAATAGCTTACAAATATACGTagatgtatattttaataagtacaaaatgaaaaattgtgaTGAATTAATCCTGATATTAAGTTTGTGGTTGGAATATGAATATCCTAATTAatcttaaattatgtttttatcatCACTAAACCGTTATCAGTGTAAGACCAAGCTAATAAACCatcattttaaatgatattGCACGTATAATCTCTCGCTCGCTCTctttttaagcattttaattagttattttccttctcttctaCCTTTTTTCACTCTTCTCTCTTTTTAAGCTGATATGCCTGTCTTTCATTCAAgttataatcaaatcaaatctttgATGCAAATATAGCTCTTTAGCGACCTTTCGGTAAGACAATCTTCCAAAGATGCTCGGTGCATCGGAATATTATTCATTGGGAAGAGGATCTACCATTAATTACTACACGCCTCAAGCTCTGCAACAACTGAGAAGATTCTACTCTGCAATTAAAAAGGAATCACCACGAGGTATGTGAACCTTCTTTGGCTTTcattttaatgcaaaatgaaTTGGATATTTAACTGAAATGATGGTAGAATCCAACGCAAAATCAAGAAATGAGGTCCCCATTTAGGCCATGAACTTCCGTTTCTTCCACCTAGcattcatttctctttttcccCTTCTCAAAGTTTAGCGTTTTAATTGGTGAGCTTCTCTAATCGCTTCTTGGTCGATCACTCCCGTATTTCTACAttttctcctttattttttagTCATTAAAAAACACACAAGTCTTTCCTCGGCTGCACCCTCAACTCTGCCTTAGCCCCCGCGAGCCGAGGAGATCGCTGTTCCTTGGCTTGCTCCCTAGGACGCACTCGCTCTCGCGTCATGGGCTCTCGGCTTCCGCCTGGTTTGGCTCAGTTCAGCCGCCGAGGACTAGTGTTGGTAGATCTGCGTCGTTCCGGGCTCTGGCACCCTTCAGAATGagtgttcttttattttgatgttgCGGAGGTAAACAAAATTCCAGAAAATTTACATCTTTGTTTCTTCACTTATTGGACTTTTAACAACCAGAAGCTGCTTCATTGTTTAAGTCCTTATTTgttattaatcaattaaattttgataattattttaaaatcaatattcaaaTACAAGTAATGGTTAGGGTTATGAAAGGGATAAGagggaaaagagagaagaaaataaataacggaaaaaggaaaaaagaattaaaatgcttaaaaagaaaaagtctagggactaaatatgaaatttgaccTAAAATATTTGCttgaaactgttaaaattaaagttaaattaccaaaacacaaattaaactaatttaccAAAAGAATCATCCACTCAGATATGATGGTTAAGAGTAAATTAATCTTCTTCTATAGATCACAATAAAATTCGATTCAATATAGTAATCATTGAGAGGTAAATGGAATATTGTGTAATTACCGTATATATTGGATTCATTCTGTATGGGGTTATATTGAtcggtattttatttttcgtaattttaaataaaataattaaaaccgcATATCCAAAAATTAAGCAAGtccttaataaaatttatttataaattttaaaaatagtttttataacAACAGTACAAATAATCTTGAATAAATTAgagagtaaaatttaaaaagataaaatagttACATCCAAGAAGGAAAGCataaaacaacatatatatatatatatatatatatataaaaattaccaaaCTTGTTGGGTTTGGAATATGCATGACGATTAATACCAAGTTGTTAAATTCTTTGAATACTGAATCTTCTTTGGAAGCAAATTTATCTTATGAAAATTAATGATTATCTTGTgttattctaaaattaaaaatatttatccaaaatgttttattaaaatatacaccTTTTAAAATTCCTAATTTAATCGCAaacattttgctataaatcCTTTGGAATttacaactttaaaaatttcaattgaatTAGTGATACTCActgatatttcaaattaaagattatacaaattaaatgatgattctataaaataattcattactGTTCTATAGAAAAATCGAAATATTATCAATGCTCTTAGTGCATCCGACGGTCCAGAAATTctatttaatacttattttatctcacaagaaaatatttaatgcacaaataataaaacataagctcataatttaaatagaagaaaaaaatgaatggtttttcccaaaatttttcatGATGATAAAATACTAATTgccaaataaatttatataaattatcaaatctaTAAACAAAAGCAAGGATAAAAAggcatattaataaatttaatcatctatattttcatcttttgtcaatttaatttttatttttatttaattaaatttgattattaaccTATTTAACAATGTTGATGTGATAATTTAATTACCTCCTCGTAAGAGTGTAGTTTgctttacaagaaaataaaattaattttaacttgacaatatttctttcttaataaatatagcagctgatttgattttttaattcaCCTAACAATAAACAAAGTTAATCTTAATGAATGAGCTTGTCAatgaaatattacaaaaatcaGAACAACAAAACTTGTTAGACTTTAAGAACCAAAGTTTTCCAATCATATTtgtaaatagaaaaaagaagagtAAAAAAGCAATTTTCTTTTGGCTAATTTGATATTTTCACGTTTCCTTTGTAAAAGATTATCAGTAAGGTTAGACCCATTTGGAAATTCTCCTTTcgttttcttattcttttctcTCATAGTCTTTAGCTGTTTGACGCTTTCAAGCCctgaacaaaagaaaaaaaaggctttCCACCTAAAATAGTTTTCAGGGTTCTCCGTTTTCTCCATGGCTGCCATTTTCACCTGCAGTGTACCAACAACAAGCTTATTATTGATTTAGCCAATTAgccttcctttttctttttacaaaaagaaattaaaaaaaaggttgaaattCCTGTTGGTGAATTCCTGCCCTCCCCCTTGTCCTTTTCATTTGATCTCTGAGTTGAGGCTTTGTAAAAACAATGGAGGGGTTGCTTTACCATCTTCAGGGGACACAGAGACAAGAAAAAAGCTTCATTTTTCACCTACAGAACTTTTCTAgttttttgtttacttttttcaaaattttctgtTTCAAAACTCTAGGATTATTTCAAATTGTGATGCTTGAAGTTTGAATTACATAGTTACGAGTatccatattttttcataatcataacccatatatttttttcttttttctttttcaagttctACATTAGGTTGCTTTGAtgattttctttgagttttggTGCTAATCCATGAAGAATTTTTACTGGTTTAAGCAAATCTCAAACAATGTTAAGTCAGAGAGGAGGCTTTCTCTTGGGGAATACAAAAGAGCAGTTTCTTGGTCTAAGTATTTGGTTTCCTCTGGCGGTGAGATAaaaggagaaggagaagaatGGAGTGCTGACATGTCACAGTTGCTTATTGGCAACAAGTTTGCTTCAGGTAGACATAGTAGGATTTATAGAGGGATATATAAGCAAAGGGTTGTGGCaattaaaattatcagccaGCCTGAGGAGGATGAGAATTTAGCTAACTTTCTTGAGAAGCAGTTCATTTCTGAGGTGGCTTTGCTTTTTCATTTGAGGCATCCCAATATTATCACTGTAAGTTCTATATATCTTTGGTATCCTTTTGCCTGCACTATGTTTGTGCTAAAAGGGATCATGGTTTTCCTTTAATGTTTGAATAATGCATCTTTCTTTGGTGTGTGGGATTGGGGGATAGGGTGGCAGGAGAATGTGATGTTGATGACAAAGAAACATAGTAATTTGCTCTCTGCCTTCTGCTTTTGTGATTTTATTGATCACATTCATAACATTATATCATATTAAGTAAGAGTTTAATGAAAAAGATTGTTGAAAAATGAATGGATGGTGACATATCTGGTAGGAAAGCAACTTTTCTGGAATAAGAATGAGCTGGGGGAATCAAACTACTTCACCTTCAAAAGAGAAGAATATGCTTATTTTCCCTTTATAAGATtctaatttaaaagttttttagcCTTTGATGAGTCAGTTAACGACACCAAGACATACAGCTGAAATAGCCtcatttttgtacaaatttGTGACCTTTCTTTTCACCCAACCATTTTGCaacattttatttgatttctagaGGGAATGGGATAACTGTTGTTGAGCTCTTCAATTGGCATTAAGTGAGACTTATTTATCATACCTGTCTGAGACATGTGGCATTGAATTCACTTACTATTGGAATGTGGATACCTTCAACTTGCCCTGATAAAACCTTGTCTGCTTTACTAAGTTTGGGCATCATAGCGCGATATTTCCAAAAGGTAGCATAATTAGTTCATACTGGTGATATGAATCCTAGTGTAAAAGAATAACCAGCGTCTGATGCCCAGAGGTGTCTCTTTATTAtcttaaattgattatttggaTACAGGCAAACCAGTTCCCCAGGTACTACTCTCACTTTGACCTTCTCTAAAGGTCAGTTACTGTGATTGTGTGGGTTTGCAATTTCTTCCACTAGTGTGCTTTTATGGCCTTATATTTGTGCTTTATCTCTTGAGGTGCAGCCATGAGTCATGATGCAGTTATTACTTAATCCCCCTTGTATCCAGGTTTTAGATATTGGTAAATTCAACTGCGGATGATTGTCCTAGCAATTAGTTGTTATATTAAAGAGTTATTTATCAATCTGGCTTACTGATGCTCCCTTGGGGAATTTTGGGATGCATAATgttatatcatttattttcttggTGCTAACATCCAAATTGTAAAACCAgctaaaatgaattaaattcttTATCATTCTTGCATAACAAACAATATActggaaaagaatgaaaagaaggTTTGAATTGCATAAATAAACCTATACAGAGCTCATGCCTGTCACTGCCTATTAGATTTGCCAACAATCATCTAATAAATTGCAGTATAATAAGCTGAACATTTTTTGCATGACAAGCAACTGATAATCTTAAGTATTTTAAAGCTTGGGGATTCTATTGTCTTAGTAATTCACTAATTGTTACTTTATCTTCCAATCAGTTTGTTGCAGCTTGTAAGAAGCCTCCTGTGTTCTGTATAATCACCGAGTATCTTGCAGGTGGCTCATTAAGAAAGTATTTGCATCAGCAGGAGCCATATTCAGTCCCACTTAATTTAGCTCTAAAATTAGCTCTTGATATTGCACGTGGGATGCAGTACCTTCATTCACAAGGAATACTTCACAGGGATCTCAAATCAGAAAATTTACTCCTTGGAGAAGATATGTGTGTGAAGGTGGCAGATTTTGGTATTTCATGCTTAGAATCTCAGTGTGGTAGTGCAAAGGGATTTACTGGTACTTATCGGTGGATGGCACCTGAAATGATTAAAGAGAAACATCATACAAAGAAAGTAGATGTTTACAGTTTCGGCATAGTCCTTTGGGAGCTTTTAACGGCTTTGACACCATTTGACAACATGACTCCAGAACAGGCTGCATTTGCAGTTTGCCAAAAGGTAAAGTGTCTAACTCATTCTTGGTATGAAGCTACCATGTTATTAAGATTCTCTACCTTCGGCCCATGACTAGTCTTATTTGTCTGCTCTCGCTCTTTCTGGTATTATTGTCTATATTAAGGTCATCGATTAGTTGTGATCTGTCAATTATATAAGAAACACAAAGCTGGGATGGTGATGATCcaacataatttatattaaggAGTTATCTAACTTAAATGTAAGTGATTAGTTTACACATAAGATTCCAATGATATCCCTTTCCCTTTTCTCATAATGGAAGTGCTAACGATCTAATATTATGCAGAAGTGATGCTTCAGTGAATTGTCCGCTTGTGATGTTGTTGGGGGGAACAAAGTTGAAGATAGTTTTAAGCTAGGATGCAGATATGATGTTATACTTCTTGAATTatgtgaaaaattttattaattaaaccatATTAAAAGCTTAAGTCTTAACTTTGTGGAACTAGTTTTTGGAAAGCtccgaataaaaaaaattatgaaatgactATATGAAATAATGAAGCCTGGTGCTAAATGAAGTGATATAAATATAACTAGGCCTTTAACCCTTCTTGAGTTTACAAAGAAATCATGCAACTGGATAGAGGATATGACCCTAAAAGAATTTGGGAAAAGTTTGTAGGATTATcccctttttattatttgtttcagGCTGACATTTTAACCCATATGATGCTTACTTGATCATTGACCTATGGACCTATAATTATGTGATGGTAATCATTGTGAAAGAATATGGAGGCAGTGATGCAGCatctaaaatcaattttttctgTTGGCATTGAAGTGAGTACGATAGGCAAATGTATCTTTATCCTGATTGCTGACATACTGCTCTTAAGCTTAAACTTGTAAGTGGAACCTTTTTATATCTGGGAATTTCATGTGATCTTTTCAACCACTTGGAAAGCCGGCATGTTTTGCAATATCAACagggtttattttttttttttatttttttttattttgggggggggggggttgagAATGTTAATAGGAACCTTTTTAAGGTAGTGAATATAGGACAGTTAATGTGCTTGGGTTGATGATATACAGGCCAAGTTTGCAAGTCTTTATTATCTATCTGTGATATAAAGATCTTTGTATACCTTTCCCAAATCGTTGCGAGTGCATATAATTGCAAGGTAATAAGCTCAATGATCAGTTGGTGGCACCCTACATAATTTCTCATCGTTCAGGTGTTTCTTGAATCCTGATTTTCTCCGCATTGGTGTTGCTAACAACAGAGACAAGTACTAGGCATAATAAAAGCCTGTAAATTTTGATGATACCTTATCATGTTATTAAATATTGAGCGTCATCAATcctaattaagtgattatataatttaagtatAGCGTTTCCTTTTTAACCTCTATTAATTTGTAATGTAGTGTCTTATGttgtcaaaatatataaatttaaattgataattcacTAAATATGGAAACCTGATAAGAAATAGGGAGTAAAATATACGTGGAATCTATGGTGTAGTTTGTTATGGGTGACATTAAAATGCATTTTTCTAGTTTCCAAGTAATATCATCTTGCCATGTTTATGTTCGGGTGTGAGGTAAGTGTGCTTTTAGTTTTACTTAAGCATCAGCATAAGAGTAGATGCATCTGGAGCTGCTATGACATAATTTGTAGCTTAACATGTATGGTGAGTTCAAACATTATCATTCCTGAATTTCCAGAGGGTCGTGAGCAGGATTGTTGGATGAATGGAGTTCTTTTCTCTTGATCTTGTTCTAAATAATAAGCATAAAATGATTGATTCTCTTCAAATCATATTAAATCTTGGATTTATGCAGGATGCAAGACCACCGCTACCCTCCTCCTGTCCACTTGCGTTTAGTCATCTCATCAACCGATGCTGGTCAAGCAATCCCGAGAAGCGACCACAGTTTGAGGAGATAGTTTCGATTTTGGAAAGTTATGCGGAATCCCTCGAAGAGGATCCGGAATTTTTTAAGACTTATAAACCTTCTTCAGGTCGTACTATTTTGAGGTGCCTGCCAAAATGTATTACTGCGGATTGAATTGCTAAGATGTATAATGATGTGTGATGCTACGTGTACCATAGTGTTTACTTGTCTAGGTAGGTTCAGATGTTCAACTGAACtctacctatatatatatatatatatgcgctTTTGATATAGGTATTCTTATTCCCTTCAAATTTTATGTACCAATCTGAAGTTGTACAACCAAGCAGAATATTGTGTAGTGTGTTTGTTTCACTACAACCGTTTTCGATTAccgtttttgttttttatttttgggggAGGGGGTGTTAATTGCAAGAAtgaaattattactatttaaagattttaaatcgGTTCACgttgaattcaaattttaaacttcaactttaataaaaaaatattaattattaacattatcattttaatattttattaatatactaCAGTTTACCTTGCTACAGTATCAAAGGCCCGGTGACCTCGCCCGCGCAAGTTTGAAGTCACCTAGGAGCCCCGTAACAATTACTAATATTAGTTCGATGGAATGACTTGaagaattttatt of Gossypium raimondii isolate GPD5lz chromosome 3, ASM2569854v1, whole genome shotgun sequence contains these proteins:
- the LOC105794138 gene encoding serine/threonine/tyrosine-protein kinase HT1, whose protein sequence is MKNFYWFKQISNNVKSERRLSLGEYKRAVSWSKYLVSSGGEIKGEGEEWSADMSQLLIGNKFASGRHSRIYRGIYKQRVVAIKIISQPEEDENLANFLEKQFISEVALLFHLRHPNIITFVAACKKPPVFCIITEYLAGGSLRKYLHQQEPYSVPLNLALKLALDIARGMQYLHSQGILHRDLKSENLLLGEDMCVKVADFGISCLESQCGSAKGFTGTYRWMAPEMIKEKHHTKKVDVYSFGIVLWELLTALTPFDNMTPEQAAFAVCQKDARPPLPSSCPLAFSHLINRCWSSNPEKRPQFEEIVSILESYAESLEEDPEFFKTYKPSSGRTILRCLPKCITAD